A DNA window from Desulfovibrio desulfuricans DSM 642 contains the following coding sequences:
- a CDS encoding class I SAM-dependent methyltransferase, with amino-acid sequence MEEDFFDQRYLENVDACPVCGSRQSQVVYEAGEGVMAQKCACGGYYCDHRLNPEGLSAYWQDYQNREHSAVEEECALRQRMYAVDYAYIAQFLKPGARVLDVGCADGLFLDWFAAAGHECSGVEFGHEAALKAAQRYPVQEGYFPDLDLAPGYDLIIFRGVLQYVHAPRSFFSKAASLLAPGGHVYVTAQPNMEAFCHHVYRNRFRFSLTPCDCVGYTPQSLAAEFAAQGCVTAGQAFFYEETPYADPPRDIQTLYKAIEARKRGDEPEGMSPPFWGNMMTMVFRKN; translated from the coding sequence ATGGAAGAAGATTTTTTTGACCAGCGCTATCTGGAAAATGTTGACGCCTGTCCTGTCTGTGGCAGCAGACAGAGTCAGGTAGTCTATGAGGCTGGCGAGGGAGTCATGGCGCAAAAGTGCGCTTGTGGCGGGTACTATTGCGACCATCGCCTTAACCCCGAAGGTTTGTCAGCCTACTGGCAGGACTATCAAAATCGTGAACATAGTGCAGTGGAGGAGGAGTGCGCCCTGCGGCAGCGCATGTACGCGGTGGATTATGCGTATATTGCGCAGTTTCTGAAACCCGGGGCAAGGGTGCTGGATGTGGGCTGTGCGGATGGCCTGTTTCTGGACTGGTTCGCGGCGGCCGGACACGAGTGCAGCGGGGTGGAATTTGGCCATGAAGCAGCTTTGAAGGCAGCGCAGCGGTATCCTGTTCAGGAGGGATATTTTCCAGATCTGGACTTAGCCCCCGGTTACGACCTGATTATTTTTCGCGGTGTATTGCAGTATGTGCATGCGCCGCGCAGTTTTTTCAGCAAGGCGGCTTCCCTGCTCGCACCTGGCGGCCATGTGTACGTGACCGCGCAGCCCAACATGGAAGCGTTTTGCCACCATGTGTACCGCAACAGATTTCGCTTCAGTTTAACCCCATGTGATTGCGTGGGGTACACGCCGCAGTCGCTGGCGGCAGAGTTTGCTGCGCAGGGCTGCGTCACAGCCGGGCAGGCCTTCTTTTATGAGGAAACTCCTTACGCGGACCCGCCACGGGACATTCAGACGCTGTACAAGGCCATTGAAGCCAGAAAAAGGGGTGATGAACCGGAAGGGATGTCGCCGCCATTCTGGGGCAATATGATGACCATGGTGTTTCGTAAAAACTAA
- the lipB gene encoding lipoyl(octanoyl) transferase LipB, with protein sequence MHQPTMPKAHMYAFDLGCAAYQRAFEIQKQAQAYVLQGGDDILLLLEHPPTVTLGKNSGQENLPPNLASLWGSAVDVVHSTRGGNITCHFPGQLVAYPIINLKKRSGGVRAYVYDVEETAIRTVRRFGIEAARKPGFPGVWVGGSKIASLGIAVQRHVTLHGLAMNVDQDLSLFNIITPCGLDGVTATSVQREQNGDPATMDAVKACFLEAFCEVFSQPLPPLQSAQACEALLVAQP encoded by the coding sequence TTGCATCAACCTACAATGCCCAAGGCTCACATGTACGCATTTGATCTCGGCTGCGCCGCCTACCAGCGCGCCTTTGAAATACAAAAACAGGCGCAGGCTTACGTGCTTCAGGGCGGCGACGACATTCTGCTGCTTCTGGAGCATCCGCCCACCGTCACCCTTGGTAAAAACTCCGGCCAGGAGAATCTGCCCCCCAACCTCGCCAGCCTGTGGGGTTCAGCCGTGGATGTTGTGCACAGCACGCGCGGCGGCAATATTACCTGCCATTTTCCCGGACAGCTGGTGGCCTACCCCATCATCAACCTGAAAAAACGCTCCGGCGGCGTCCGGGCCTATGTGTATGATGTGGAAGAAACAGCCATCCGCACGGTACGGCGCTTTGGCATTGAAGCGGCCCGCAAGCCGGGTTTTCCAGGCGTATGGGTGGGCGGCAGCAAGATTGCCTCGCTGGGCATTGCCGTGCAGCGCCACGTGACCCTGCACGGTCTGGCCATGAATGTGGACCAGGATCTTTCCCTCTTCAACATCATCACCCCCTGCGGCCTTGACGGCGTGACCGCAACCTCGGTGCAACGGGAGCAGAACGGCGACCCGGCGACTATGGACGCGGTGAAAGCATGCTTTCTTGAGGCTTTTTGCGAGGTTTTCAGCCAACCGCTGCCGCCCTTGCAATCGGCGCAAGCCTGCGAAGCGCTGCTCGTGGCCCAACCGTAA
- the fusA gene encoding elongation factor G — protein sequence MSRTVAVNKQRNIGIMAHIDAGKTTTTERILFYTGVNHKIGETHDGASTMDWMEQEQERGITITSAATTCFWNDCRVNIIDTPGHVDFTIEVERSLRVLDGAVCVFDAVAGVEPQSETVWRQADRYNVPRICFVNKMDRIGANFFRCVEMIHDRLGAKAVPLQLPIGSEDKFEGVVDLVRGHAIRFDKSSKGAEFSVEDVPADMKDLYDEKHHEMLEAVAEEDEALLEKYLAGETLSEEEIISCIRKATISRNIVPVLLGSAFRNMGVQPLLDAVVDYLPSPVDIPAMPGHVAGKPEDIVECHCDDKEPLAGLVFKLFSDPFIGHLSFFRIYSGFLESGMTVYNANTGKRERIGRILKMHANKREDVKWAGAGDIVALVGLKNASTGDTLCDEKREVILESLNIPDPVIEVAIEPKTKADRDALSAALNKLAKEDPSFRVKGDDETNQTLIAGMGELHLEIIVDRLTREFGVNANVGKPQVAYRETISKPAKSDLKYAKQSGGRGQYGHVVIEVEPNPGNGYEFINAISGGVIPKEYIPAVDKGIIDALKSGVLAGFPVVDVKVKLIFGSYHEVDSSEQAFYVAGSMAIKDGMRKATPVLLEPIMDVEVVTPEEYLGDVMGDLNGRRGRVQSMEARAGGAQSVRAQVPLSAMFGYATDLRSRTQGRATFTMQFDHYERVPQAIAEEIQKSRT from the coding sequence GTGTCCCGCACCGTTGCTGTAAACAAACAGCGCAATATCGGCATTATGGCCCATATTGACGCAGGCAAGACTACCACCACCGAACGCATCCTTTTCTATACCGGCGTTAACCACAAGATCGGCGAAACGCACGACGGCGCCTCCACCATGGACTGGATGGAGCAGGAACAGGAACGCGGCATTACCATTACCTCTGCCGCCACCACCTGCTTCTGGAACGACTGCCGCGTTAACATCATCGACACCCCCGGCCACGTGGACTTCACCATTGAAGTGGAACGTTCGCTGCGCGTGCTCGACGGTGCCGTGTGCGTGTTCGACGCTGTTGCCGGCGTGGAACCCCAGTCTGAAACCGTGTGGCGTCAGGCTGACCGCTACAATGTTCCGCGTATCTGCTTTGTGAACAAGATGGACCGTATCGGCGCCAACTTCTTCCGCTGCGTGGAAATGATTCACGACCGCCTTGGCGCCAAGGCCGTGCCGTTGCAGTTGCCCATCGGCAGCGAAGACAAATTTGAAGGCGTGGTGGATCTGGTGCGCGGGCATGCCATCCGTTTTGACAAAAGCTCCAAGGGTGCGGAATTCAGCGTTGAAGACGTGCCTGCCGACATGAAGGATCTTTACGACGAAAAGCATCACGAGATGCTGGAAGCCGTGGCAGAGGAAGACGAAGCCCTGCTCGAAAAGTACCTTGCCGGCGAGACCCTTTCCGAAGAAGAAATCATCTCCTGCATCCGCAAGGCCACCATTTCCCGCAACATCGTGCCGGTGCTGCTGGGTTCCGCCTTCCGCAACATGGGTGTGCAGCCCCTGCTGGACGCCGTGGTGGACTACCTGCCTTCTCCGGTGGACATCCCGGCCATGCCCGGCCACGTTGCTGGCAAGCCCGAAGACATTGTGGAATGCCATTGCGACGACAAGGAACCCCTTGCCGGTCTGGTGTTCAAGCTTTTCTCCGACCCCTTCATCGGTCACTTGTCCTTCTTCCGTATTTACTCCGGCTTCCTTGAATCCGGCATGACCGTGTACAACGCCAACACCGGCAAGCGCGAACGCATTGGCCGCATCCTGAAGATGCACGCCAACAAGCGTGAAGACGTTAAATGGGCTGGCGCTGGCGACATCGTGGCTCTGGTGGGCCTGAAGAACGCCTCCACCGGCGACACCCTGTGCGATGAAAAGCGCGAAGTCATTCTGGAATCGCTGAACATTCCTGATCCGGTTATTGAAGTCGCCATCGAGCCCAAGACCAAGGCTGACCGTGATGCTCTTTCCGCCGCTCTGAACAAGCTGGCCAAGGAAGATCCCTCGTTCCGCGTGAAGGGTGATGATGAAACCAACCAGACACTGATCGCCGGTATGGGCGAACTGCACCTGGAAATCATCGTTGACCGCCTCACCCGCGAATTCGGCGTGAACGCCAACGTGGGCAAGCCCCAGGTTGCCTACCGCGAAACCATTTCCAAGCCTGCCAAGTCGGACCTCAAGTACGCCAAGCAGTCTGGTGGTCGTGGTCAGTACGGTCACGTTGTCATCGAGGTTGAACCCAACCCCGGCAACGGTTATGAGTTCATCAATGCCATCTCCGGCGGCGTCATTCCCAAGGAATACATCCCCGCAGTGGACAAGGGTATCATTGATGCGCTGAAGTCCGGTGTGCTTGCTGGCTTCCCCGTAGTGGACGTGAAGGTTAAGCTCATTTTCGGTTCGTACCACGAAGTCGACTCCTCGGAACAGGCCTTCTACGTGGCTGGCTCCATGGCCATCAAGGACGGCATGCGCAAGGCTACCCCTGTGCTGCTTGAACCCATCATGGACGTGGAAGTGGTTACGCCTGAAGAATACCTCGGCGACGTCATGGGCGACCTCAATGGCCGCCGTGGCCGCGTGCAGAGCATGGAAGCCCGCGCTGGCGGCGCGCAGAGCGTGCGCGCTCAGGTGCCGCTTTCCGCCATGTTCGGCTATGCCACTGACCTGCGTTCGCGCACTCAGGGCCGCGCCACCTTCACCATGCAGTTCGATCACTACGAACGCGTGCCCCAGGCCATTGCCGAAGAAATCCAGAAGAGCCGTACATAG
- a CDS encoding DVU_2496 family lipoprotein, with translation MMHVRLVCAALLSLALMACTRAQPTQDTAPLPPVEPCPFVYVYAPGNYIVDIASGSEVILDPGVQEFDLFCSPGEARAAVNEAVRLGVLTEGDWRIYRLEGSMEEIGQRQRNNQHTLTRMTQIVDWVAEGF, from the coding sequence ATGATGCACGTACGCCTTGTTTGCGCCGCCCTGTTGAGCCTTGCGCTGATGGCCTGTACCAGGGCGCAGCCAACGCAGGATACAGCGCCCCTTCCCCCGGTTGAGCCTTGCCCATTTGTGTACGTCTACGCCCCTGGCAACTACATTGTAGATATTGCCAGCGGCTCGGAAGTGATTCTTGACCCCGGCGTACAGGAGTTCGATCTTTTCTGCTCACCTGGCGAAGCACGGGCGGCCGTTAATGAAGCAGTGCGGCTCGGTGTTCTGACCGAGGGCGACTGGCGCATTTACCGGCTTGAGGGCTCCATGGAAGAGATCGGCCAACGGCAGCGTAACAACCAGCATACCCTCACCCGCATGACTCAGATTGTGGACTGGGTGGCTGAAGGTTTCTAA
- a CDS encoding BPL-N domain-containing protein has protein sequence MRYMFAAQPICILWDASHIWGLMAWRAVRALGLPCRLVKGQEIAEGAYLGKPGGVSPNGGPQQGAAGVRLLLVPGGNARLKAAALGKNGREAVRQWVERGGNYLGFCGGSGLALTHPNPDHGLNICPWARAAYPERLYHLISGHVRAHVASGHEFSPRRPAAPASQPVNGHNDTGATPPLCPGIRRAAARQAQSGAAPEIFFPSLPVWWPGRFAPEKKDNVTVLASYGSPDADFWLADLPLQSLPTKVFSHWRDLYGLNLSADFLEGQPMAVTGTYGQGRYVLSYSHLETPHSPDANAWLAQLLRSMTGLEPTREDVPLWQLRHPCAAWPEGSGGPLLDALRHMRELLDLAVAHHLFFGRTHWLWGWRTGLPGAACNNLHAALCTAASLEPSAAALAYWQQVAPRFAKLEGLFAAGAEDYFLACRLAETLSPTMPDAIDKRGLDHQRESLFGHPMNGGGILAELLEMVEELVYLSQTSMPCDLA, from the coding sequence ATGCGGTATATGTTTGCCGCACAGCCAATCTGCATTTTATGGGACGCGTCCCACATCTGGGGCCTCATGGCCTGGCGCGCTGTTCGCGCGCTGGGACTGCCCTGCCGCCTGGTTAAGGGACAAGAAATAGCCGAAGGCGCGTATTTAGGCAAGCCGGGGGGCGTCAGCCCCAATGGCGGCCCGCAACAGGGCGCAGCGGGCGTACGCCTGCTGCTGGTTCCCGGCGGCAACGCGCGGCTCAAGGCTGCGGCCCTCGGCAAGAACGGGCGCGAGGCCGTGCGCCAGTGGGTGGAACGCGGCGGCAACTATCTGGGCTTTTGCGGCGGTTCCGGCCTTGCCCTGACCCACCCAAACCCCGACCACGGCCTGAATATCTGCCCCTGGGCGCGGGCCGCTTATCCTGAGCGTCTGTACCATCTTATTTCCGGGCATGTGCGCGCCCACGTTGCCAGCGGGCATGAATTCTCGCCCCGCAGGCCCGCCGCGCCAGCCAGCCAGCCCGTGAACGGGCACAATGATACTGGCGCGACTCCCCCCCTGTGCCCCGGTATTCGCCGCGCTGCCGCACGTCAGGCCCAGAGCGGAGCAGCGCCTGAAATATTTTTTCCCTCGCTGCCTGTCTGGTGGCCGGGGCGCTTTGCACCTGAAAAAAAGGACAACGTCACGGTGCTGGCCTCCTACGGTTCGCCGGATGCGGACTTCTGGCTGGCGGATCTACCCCTGCAAAGCCTGCCCACGAAGGTTTTTTCTCACTGGCGCGACCTTTATGGCCTGAATCTTTCGGCAGATTTTCTTGAAGGTCAGCCCATGGCCGTGACCGGAACTTACGGGCAGGGGCGGTATGTGCTGAGTTATTCGCACCTTGAAACACCGCACAGCCCCGACGCCAACGCGTGGCTGGCCCAGTTGCTGCGCAGCATGACAGGCCTTGAGCCAACGCGCGAGGATGTGCCCCTGTGGCAGCTGCGCCACCCCTGCGCCGCATGGCCAGAAGGTTCGGGCGGCCCCCTGCTGGACGCTCTGCGCCACATGCGCGAGCTGCTTGATCTGGCAGTGGCCCACCACCTTTTCTTTGGGCGCACCCACTGGCTGTGGGGCTGGCGCACGGGCCTGCCCGGTGCGGCCTGCAACAACCTGCATGCGGCCCTGTGCACGGCGGCAAGCCTTGAGCCGTCTGCGGCGGCGCTGGCCTACTGGCAGCAGGTGGCCCCGCGCTTTGCCAAGCTCGAGGGCCTGTTTGCCGCCGGGGCGGAAGATTATTTTCTGGCCTGCCGCCTTGCGGAAACCCTCTCCCCCACAATGCCGGACGCCATTGACAAGCGCGGGCTTGACCACCAGCGGGAATCGCTGTTCGGGCACCCCATGAACGGCGGGGGCATTCTGGCCGAGCTTCTGGAAATGGTTGAAGAGCTTGTCTACCTTTCCCAGACCTCCATGCCCTGCGATCTGGCCTGA
- a CDS encoding DMT family transporter → MTPAALAYVQLGAAILVEVGATACLKHSEGMSRLLPTLASLLGYGISFYLLSKVLNVVPMGISYGIWSGIGIVLVSLLGLLVFGQKLDLAACLGLGLIVLGVLVIHFFSGSMPH, encoded by the coding sequence ATGACTCCTGCCGCATTGGCATATGTTCAGCTAGGAGCGGCCATTCTGGTCGAGGTGGGGGCCACGGCCTGCCTCAAGCATTCAGAGGGCATGAGCCGCCTTTTGCCCACCCTTGCTTCGCTGCTCGGCTACGGCATTTCATTCTACCTGCTTTCCAAGGTGCTCAATGTCGTGCCTATGGGCATATCATACGGCATCTGGAGCGGCATCGGCATTGTGCTGGTTTCGCTTCTGGGCTTGCTGGTTTTTGGGCAGAAGCTTGATCTTGCCGCCTGCCTCGGCCTTGGGCTGATTGTGCTTGGCGTGCTTGTCATACATTTTTTTTCAGGCTCCATGCCCCACTAA
- the argJ gene encoding bifunctional glutamate N-acetyltransferase/amino-acid acetyltransferase ArgJ produces the protein MQDDLPKGFRAGAAAANFKKAGRDDLGIIVSDTTAVLAGMFTQNLFKAAPVLVCQEILASRGTARAVLANSGQANACTGAEGLANCRATQAMVAGLTGLEADEILPLSTGVVGAHLKMDLWLDAVPKLVSNIGTRDAEGFTRAFMTTDAFPKFSMREVTLAGGTVRLTVMAKGAGMICPNMATMLCVALTDAKVARDPWQAMFGRAVEKTFNRVSVDGDTSTNDTILGLANGAAGVAAESAADLALLEEALTDILGTVSHMLVMDGEGASKVIHITVTGAASDDDARTVARSVGHSQLVKTAIYGGDANWGRIVTAVGYSGAKFDPSKVSMKLCGIERFRLGCPVNEDKEDALAELLKAKDVQVEIDLGGGSGFYNFQASDLGHEYVTLNSDYRS, from the coding sequence ATGCAGGACGATCTGCCAAAGGGTTTCAGGGCTGGGGCTGCGGCTGCCAATTTCAAAAAGGCTGGCCGGGACGACCTTGGCATTATTGTTTCAGACACAACCGCCGTGCTGGCGGGCATGTTCACCCAGAACCTGTTCAAGGCCGCACCTGTGCTGGTGTGCCAGGAGATACTGGCAAGCCGGGGCACAGCGCGCGCAGTTCTGGCAAATTCCGGTCAGGCCAACGCCTGCACCGGTGCCGAGGGGCTTGCCAACTGTCGCGCCACGCAGGCTATGGTGGCTGGCCTTACCGGGCTTGAGGCCGATGAGATCCTGCCCCTTTCTACTGGCGTTGTGGGCGCGCATCTCAAGATGGATCTGTGGCTTGATGCAGTGCCCAAACTGGTCAGCAATATAGGCACCCGCGATGCGGAGGGCTTTACACGCGCCTTCATGACCACGGATGCCTTTCCCAAATTTTCCATGCGCGAGGTTACGCTTGCAGGCGGCACTGTGCGCCTTACCGTGATGGCCAAGGGCGCGGGCATGATTTGCCCAAACATGGCAACCATGCTCTGCGTGGCGCTTACAGACGCCAAGGTGGCGCGCGACCCCTGGCAGGCCATGTTTGGGCGTGCTGTGGAGAAGACCTTCAACCGCGTAAGCGTTGACGGTGATACCTCGACCAACGACACCATCCTGGGCCTTGCCAACGGCGCGGCTGGCGTTGCCGCTGAAAGTGCGGCAGATCTGGCCCTGCTGGAAGAAGCGCTTACCGACATTCTGGGCACTGTGTCGCATATGCTGGTTATGGATGGTGAAGGAGCCAGCAAGGTTATCCACATCACCGTGACGGGAGCCGCCAGCGATGACGATGCCCGCACCGTGGCGCGCAGCGTGGGGCATTCACAGCTGGTAAAAACCGCCATCTACGGCGGCGATGCCAACTGGGGCCGCATCGTCACGGCTGTTGGCTACAGCGGCGCAAAGTTTGACCCCTCCAAGGTCAGCATGAAACTGTGCGGCATCGAGCGTTTCCGCCTGGGCTGCCCTGTCAATGAAGACAAGGAAGACGCCCTGGCCGAACTGCTCAAGGCCAAGGACGTGCAGGTGGAGATCGATCTGGGTGGCGGTTCCGGCTTCTACAATTTTCAGGCTTCCGACCTTGGTCATGAATACGTGACCCTGAACTCTGACTACCGTTCATAA
- a CDS encoding valine--tRNA ligase: MADTLPKGYEPHDVEARWRKHWEDDKTFTPDPDAPGEPYSIVIPPPNVTGALHIGHALNHTLIDVLCRHARQKGKNVLWVPGTDHAGIATQNVVERALAKEGKSRKDLGREAFINRVWEWRDEYGHRILDQARALGDSVDWTRLRFTMDEGLSAAVRKVFVQLYNEGLIYKGDYIINWCSRCHTALADDEVEHEQSRGKLWKVRYQLADGSGHITIATTRPETIPGDTAICVHPEDERYTALIGKKAVVPVLGREIPIIADAYVDREFGTGALKVTPCHDHNDWMLGKKHDLVFLKAIDENGVMTAEAGAYAGLAKEECRTRIVADIEAAGQLEGIEEIDHAVGHCYRCHTVVEPHVSTQWFVAATKMAPAARDAVPGMTKIFPETWLKTYYHWLDNIRDWCISRQIWWGHRIPAWNCESCGELVVAEEAPAVCPKCGGALKQEEDVLDTWFSSALWPFSTMGWPEDTKDLRRWYPTSVLVTGFDILFFWVARMMMMGIHFMGEVPFKDVYLHALVRDASGRKMSKSTGNVIDPLEMINKYGCDALRFTLTAFAAMGRDIRLSEERIEGYRHFVNKLWNAARFALMNLPEEAPAPVAPETVPGLHHQWLLHRLEVVKQDMDKALADYRFNDAAQLGYKFLWNEFCDWYLELIKPDMQSEDPKRKAEAQYVLWLALRELLVLLHPIVPFVTAEIWAALPVSAGEKATDIARELYPAARTACQRPVEAGRMELIQGIIVAVRTIKAELGISPSHKVSLMLHPVDAAQAELLEANSQCMATLARLETLTIGADVHAPKASASAVVEGCQVIVPLKGAVDLNGELARLDKEIAKLEKDVVGVNMKLSNESFVSRAPADVVARERERAEKLLDAKEKMQALRARFAEALNEE, encoded by the coding sequence ATGGCGGATACGCTACCCAAGGGCTATGAGCCCCATGACGTTGAAGCCCGGTGGCGCAAGCACTGGGAAGATGACAAAACCTTTACGCCCGATCCGGACGCTCCCGGCGAGCCGTATTCCATTGTCATTCCGCCGCCCAACGTTACGGGCGCGCTGCACATAGGGCATGCGCTCAACCATACACTTATTGACGTGCTCTGTCGTCACGCCCGCCAGAAGGGCAAGAACGTGCTTTGGGTGCCCGGCACCGACCACGCGGGCATTGCCACCCAGAACGTGGTGGAACGCGCCCTGGCCAAGGAAGGCAAGAGCCGCAAGGATCTGGGCCGCGAAGCCTTTATCAACCGGGTGTGGGAATGGCGCGATGAATACGGCCACCGCATTCTTGATCAGGCGCGCGCCCTTGGCGATTCCGTGGACTGGACGCGTCTGCGCTTCACCATGGATGAAGGCCTCTCCGCCGCCGTGCGCAAGGTTTTTGTGCAGCTCTATAATGAAGGGCTGATTTACAAGGGCGACTACATCATCAACTGGTGCTCGCGCTGCCATACGGCTCTTGCCGATGACGAAGTGGAACACGAGCAGAGTCGGGGCAAGTTGTGGAAGGTGCGCTACCAGCTGGCCGACGGCAGCGGGCATATCACCATTGCGACCACCCGGCCCGAGACCATCCCCGGCGATACCGCCATCTGCGTGCATCCCGAAGATGAGCGCTACACCGCCCTCATAGGCAAAAAGGCCGTGGTTCCCGTGCTTGGGCGCGAGATCCCCATTATCGCCGATGCCTATGTTGACCGCGAATTCGGCACAGGCGCGCTCAAGGTGACGCCCTGCCACGACCATAACGACTGGATGCTGGGCAAGAAGCACGATCTCGTTTTTCTCAAGGCCATTGACGAAAACGGCGTCATGACCGCCGAGGCCGGGGCCTATGCGGGCCTTGCCAAGGAAGAATGCCGCACCCGCATCGTGGCCGATATCGAAGCCGCCGGGCAGCTTGAGGGCATTGAAGAAATCGACCACGCCGTGGGCCATTGCTACCGCTGCCATACGGTGGTTGAACCGCACGTTTCCACGCAGTGGTTTGTGGCCGCCACCAAGATGGCCCCTGCCGCGCGTGATGCCGTGCCCGGCATGACCAAGATTTTTCCCGAAACGTGGCTCAAGACCTACTACCACTGGCTTGATAACATCCGCGACTGGTGCATCAGCCGGCAGATATGGTGGGGGCACCGCATTCCGGCATGGAACTGCGAATCGTGCGGCGAACTGGTGGTGGCCGAAGAAGCCCCCGCAGTCTGCCCCAAGTGCGGCGGCGCGCTGAAGCAGGAAGAAGACGTGCTGGACACATGGTTCTCCTCCGCGCTGTGGCCCTTCTCGACCATGGGCTGGCCTGAGGACACCAAGGATCTGCGCCGCTGGTACCCCACCTCGGTGCTGGTGACGGGCTTTGACATCCTGTTCTTCTGGGTGGCCCGCATGATGATGATGGGCATCCACTTTATGGGCGAAGTGCCGTTCAAGGACGTGTATCTGCATGCTCTGGTGCGCGATGCCTCTGGCCGCAAGATGTCCAAATCCACGGGCAACGTCATTGATCCGCTGGAAATGATCAACAAATACGGCTGTGATGCCCTGCGCTTTACCCTGACGGCCTTTGCCGCCATGGGGCGCGATATCCGTCTTTCCGAGGAGCGCATCGAGGGCTACCGCCACTTTGTGAACAAGCTCTGGAACGCGGCCCGCTTCGCCCTCATGAACCTGCCGGAAGAAGCCCCGGCCCCTGTGGCTCCCGAGACGGTTCCCGGCCTGCACCACCAATGGCTGCTGCACCGGCTTGAAGTGGTCAAGCAGGACATGGACAAGGCCCTGGCCGACTACCGCTTCAACGATGCGGCGCAGTTGGGTTACAAATTCCTCTGGAATGAGTTCTGCGACTGGTATCTTGAGCTTATCAAGCCCGACATGCAGTCTGAAGATCCCAAACGCAAGGCCGAGGCCCAGTATGTGCTGTGGCTGGCCCTGCGCGAGCTGCTGGTGCTGCTGCATCCCATCGTGCCCTTTGTGACCGCCGAAATATGGGCCGCGTTGCCCGTGTCGGCAGGCGAAAAGGCCACAGATATCGCCCGTGAGCTGTATCCCGCAGCGCGCACCGCCTGCCAGCGCCCGGTGGAAGCCGGTCGCATGGAGCTGATTCAGGGCATCATTGTGGCAGTGCGTACCATCAAGGCCGAGCTTGGCATCAGCCCCAGCCACAAGGTCAGCCTCATGCTGCACCCTGTGGACGCGGCCCAGGCCGAACTGCTCGAGGCCAACAGTCAGTGCATGGCCACTCTGGCGCGGCTTGAAACCCTCACCATCGGCGCGGATGTACACGCGCCCAAGGCTTCGGCCTCTGCGGTGGTGGAAGGCTGCCAGGTTATTGTGCCCCTCAAGGGCGCTGTGGATCTGAACGGCGAGCTGGCACGTCTGGACAAGGAAATCGCCAAGCTTGAAAAAGACGTGGTGGGCGTGAACATGAAGCTGAGCAACGAGAGCTTTGTGAGCCGCGCTCCTGCGGATGTGGTGGCCCGCGAGCGTGAACGCGCCGAAAAGCTGCTGGACGCCAAGGAAAAAATGCAGGCCCTGCGTGCCCGCTTTGCCGAGGCCCTGAACGAAGAGTAA
- the rpsL gene encoding 30S ribosomal protein S12, protein MPTINQLIRIERKAVVKRKKTPALQACPQRRGVCTRVYTTTPKKPNSALRKVARVRLTNGIEVTAYIPGEGHNLQEHSVVIIRGGRVKDLPGVRYHIVRGTLDTSGVADRRKSRSKYGAKRPK, encoded by the coding sequence ATGCCCACGATTAACCAGCTTATCCGCATCGAGCGGAAGGCCGTGGTGAAGCGCAAGAAGACCCCCGCCCTGCAGGCTTGCCCGCAGCGCCGTGGCGTTTGCACCCGCGTTTACACCACCACCCCGAAAAAGCCTAACTCGGCTCTGCGTAAGGTCGCCCGTGTGCGCCTGACCAACGGTATCGAAGTTACGGCCTACATCCCCGGCGAAGGCCACAACCTTCAGGAACACTCCGTGGTCATCATCCGCGGCGGTCGTGTAAAAGACTTGCCCGGTGTCCGTTACCACATCGTGCGCGGTACCCTTGATACGTCCGGCGTGGCCGATCGTCGCAAGAGCCGTTCCAAATACGGCGCCAAGCGTCCCAAGTAG
- the rpsG gene encoding 30S ribosomal protein S7 — protein MPRKGPVPKREVLPDPLYSSRLVTKFVNRLMFDGKKGAAEKIFYSSLETLAEKSGEEPMRAFEKALDNVKPHMEVKARRVGGATYQVPMEVRPERQVSLSIRWLINYARSRGEKGMTAKLSAELLDAFNGRGGAVKKREDTHRMADANKAFAHYRW, from the coding sequence ATGCCCCGTAAAGGTCCTGTCCCGAAGAGGGAAGTGCTGCCCGATCCGTTGTACTCCAGCCGCCTTGTCACCAAGTTTGTGAACAGGCTTATGTTCGACGGCAAGAAGGGTGCAGCCGAAAAGATTTTCTACAGCTCCCTTGAGACCCTGGCTGAAAAGTCGGGCGAAGAACCCATGCGCGCCTTTGAAAAGGCCCTGGACAATGTGAAGCCCCACATGGAAGTCAAGGCCCGCCGCGTTGGCGGCGCCACCTACCAGGTGCCCATGGAAGTGCGCCCGGAACGTCAGGTTTCCCTGTCGATCCGCTGGCTTATCAACTATGCCCGTTCGCGCGGTGAAAAAGGCATGACTGCCAAACTTTCCGCCGAACTGCTGGATGCTTTCAACGGTCGCGGCGGCGCGGTGAAAAAGCGTGAAGACACGCACCGTATGGCCGATGCGAACAAGGCTTTCGCTCACTACCGCTGGTAA